The nucleotide window TTGGCCACAAGTTATAATTTAAAGCTACCAGAAATATCATGTTATATTGAAACCAAAATATATATAGAGAAGCATTCAGTTtggcagagagagagagagagagagagagagagagagagagagagagagagagagaggctagTCCATCTCAACCAAAATGAAACCAGAATATTTTGTAGAAGTGTCTTATGAGCATCCTTACACAACCATGCCAAAAATTTATGCAGCAGTCCACTAATCCATTTAAGAAATCACTGCTTATAAAAAAGGAACTAATCCATTGAAGAAAAATGCCAAATTAAGTTATTGTTGGCTCTCTAGTTCTCTTTGCTATCGGGGGCTAGATAGCTAGCTAGTAGTCTCAAAGCGCACTACGGCGGCTGCGCAAATGCTTGTGAGTGCATCAAGTTAATTAAACAGACACTAACTGGAAATCTTTTTATTCTCTTGTTGCCTATTGGGTTCAGCAGATCTTTCATCAAGCTTTTAAAGAAATACTCCAAAGTTCATCACTTTTCCTCTTTAAAAAGATTTTCCTTATTGGCATTCCATTTTCATGAGACTGTCATCTCTCCCATATACAACTCTTTCTGTCTGACTTAACAAGCAAAACCAATaatgataacaacaacaacatacacaGTATATTCCCacatgtggggtctggggaaggtagtgtgtatgcagaccttacacTTACCcagtgaaggtagagaggttgtttccaaaaaATTAATAATGATGATTGCGGGAATAAGATGTGCTAGTCAAATACCCATAGTTAATGAACCCTTTATTTTCCATTGAAACCAAAATGCCCGACGGGATGTCAATCCAACGAGCCTTTTTACTATTCAACTGTGCAACACCAGAGCTGGTATATACAAATCCCTACACAAGAATATGGTTCTCTACAAATTGCACCCAATCTTCTATACAGATAGGAACCTTATAAGTGAACCAAGACTTCATGAAAGGAAATACTTTTGGCACATACTAAAAGTACCCTTAGAACTGGTAACTTTGACATGCTATTACATTTCCATGGCTATAAGAGCATGTCATTAAggctaaaatggaagtttaaagtttaaaaaaaatggaagtttaaagttaaagAGATTCCAAATATAGAATGATGTCTTTCTTTTAACAAgagattaaaaaggaaaagagtgTCGTATAAAATGAACACCGGGAGTATATCATATCTGTACAGCAAAATCAATTTTTGACGTGGAAAACATCAAACACAAAGCTTTATTCaaaagaagttcagaatcatAGCAGTGCATCTACTGACATAGTAAGTACCCAACAGGTGTAGATTTTGGTGGATGGCAAAGGTGTATAGATTAGTACATGCTAAAACAGTTGATTCACTTCTTCCCATGTATGTGTGCGCGTATCTACCTAGAGACCTGGAGCAATAAACCCTTATGGAGTTCACTGTAGCTGCACTCTTGCTCTTGCTTCATTTAACATATTCACAAATACCTTCCACCCAAGATCGACCAATATTACATAACCAAATGTTTCCCTagaattaaaaacaaaataaattgtgGACAGCACTTTATATATCAACATAACATCTAAACACAGCATAGAAAAAAGACAAACCTCCATCCTATGAAGCATGTCTTCCAATTTTTCACGACGCCGTCTCCTATCCTTATCATCCCCATCTACAGTCCCTTGAGAGGATAACTTGTCGCTCTCTGCCACTAGTTCCCCGTTGCAACTTTCGCAGTGGAAGTACTCATCCTCAGGAGACACCAACCGCAATGCATCCAACGCGGTATATCTGAATTCGCATATTTAAGGAAATCCTGAATTTTGTCATGAGAGGTATACCTATCAAAAAGCTAAAACTCAGCAGTATTGAAGGCAGAACCTTTTCCCACAATTGGGACATATATACTCCTGCACTGTGTTTTTGTTATCCAGCTCATCTCTTAACTTTTTCTTCATTCGGTGTAGTCTGTACCTCACGACATCAAATATCTGCAGAATTTTAAATGCCCCCAAAATCTTTCACTTTGATGGAAGTAGCAATATAGttaaacatcaaagatatccaagATGCATGAGAAGTTATCCCTGGTCAACAATCATGCTTGTGCTAGTACCATAATAACCAAAACTGGTGTTACTTTAGATTACTTAAATCTCTCTTAGTTGAATTCAACCACCTAAAATTAGATAAAACGTTTACTACTATCTTTTGGCTGTTCGTCGATTAGTCAGTCTGGGAATGCTATGACTAGAACTACCAGAATTCTTCAATAATTACAAATTTGGTAAATTTAACTAAGCAACCAGGGGTTTGGGGTGGGAACCTGAGAATAGTCCAGGCAGCAATAAGAATGAGTATGCATCTTTATTTTGTCATCTCCTTCTTTCCCATTCTGCAGGACATCAACTGTAGCTGCAACTGCAGCATTGTATACTTTTGCACCTTTTGCTCCCTGCAACAATAGATTGACAGAGAATGAATGGCAGATTATTTTGCACAATAATTGTAGGCAAAATCTGGAAAAAGTTAGTAGTATGTGATAATAACAGACGAACATATTATTGAATCACCCCATTTTCACCCATCACCTTTTGGAAGAGGAGGGAGTTGGTTGCACATTAACAACTAGGTTAGGGGGGATAAAAATGCGGGCAAATCACCCCTCGACATCACAGACAACATATGCAATCAAAAGCCCCCTTGTCACCTATCACGGCTTTTGGAAAAGGAGGGGGATATGCAAACACCTTTTTTTTTAGAATGTAAACATTTCATTAGAACGCCTTTAGTTTGTGGCATTAGCAATTAAGTTAATGAGGGCTAAGCTTAAAAATGAGCTCATAAAAGTCAAAATGGTACTTTATTGTATTGTTAATAGAAAAACTCTTCTTCCTAGTTGTCGCAGTGCATTTGTCTGAAAGGTCTTAGTTTCTTCCCAAGGCAGTGAAGAACAAATAGAATTTGCCACAAAATCAACTAGGAGGAGTATTCCGTGTAAGAGAACATATTAATGATTAAGGCAATAACAAACTAGGATTCGTTTTGGCCTAGATTAAACATTGATGAGCTTCGTAAGACCGAACTTCACACTTGGCTTCCTTATCATTTATTTGTGTTGGTAGGTAGGCAAAGGAACACAATGTAACAATTTCATATTCTTTAGATAAGATGTCGTTTaaataaattacatcacaaatcAATACTCAAAATGGGGTAAAGAGACACAACTTAGCATGCTCAAAACAACAAATTTCTCACATCTTACTATTTACTTAAGAGGAATTTATGTAAAAGGGATTCAATTGCTAAGTTAAGGAAACAAACAGTGCTGCTTCAGATATCTAAAGTCAGAAACACTCGGTCTGAAACTAATGCAAGAAGATAGAGTAAAGTTAACAAGAAGGGATAATTCAAGTCCACCAAAAAGATCATCTTTGTAGCAATAGAGCATAAAACCAACCTCTTTCCTATGATCTCGCGTGATGAgcttttcttcttcaaagaaaCGCAAGGTGCGCCGGAGTTGCTTTGTGTGCAACTTCAAATCCTTTGCCAAGTCTTCTTCCCTCACCCATTGCCGCCTGAAAGATATGATTTTAATACACACATATACTGCTCCATACAGTGTAGTTTGGGGGAGTCTGGGCGAGTTTGAAGACGCTAAACATGGAATTCTTGTAGTTCCATAATATTAACTTTTTTCTAAACCAAAAACAGACTATAGATGAAAGGAAAAGTATTGACGGGTAGACTGACTATAGTTCAGCTTCAAAATGGAGTAATTTATTTATCTTCCTCGGAGAGTCAAAATAGCTACAATATTTAATGAGACAGTAAAAGTTGAGAACCTTGTGAGTGCGTCTAGAATGACCACCGCAATTCCTCGATTGTCACTTCTGCCGGATTTGGGCTGATTGTCGCCTTTAGTCGTAATGTCATCGTAGAAAGCTCTAGCCGCAAGTTTGACCAATCtatccaacaagaaaataattgaACAAACAGAGAAGAGAAGAATAATTGGCGAATTCAACATATATGAAGTGATAAATTCATCAAGAACTTTACCGATTAAAGGGTTCAATACTCATTTGAATGAATTAAATCCGAAAGTTCATACAGTGAGACGTGAAAAAAAACGATTCTGAATCCCTAAATTATCACCAAGATTCGCTGTCACCGTTCTGTTCTGTAGTGATTTCTGATATTAGTCCGAAGGAGATCCATAAGGAGGTGGAATGCTTGTTGATTGTTGTGTTCTCTTTTGTGGGGTTTGAGTTGGTATTTATTTATAAAAGAATAGCTCAAGCCCCAAATATTTCGCCGTATCTCTCCGCCTCGCCCAGAATAGTTTCCAAATTTCACTACCCCACCCTAATATCCCCGCAAATTCACAATTTTGCCCCTGTACTTTGCTTGGGGATCTTCTCTCCGTTACTTGCATTTGGATCTTTATttggtaatatatatatatagtaaaatagtaataataaatttttatacaattttatttggtaaaatttatatagtaaaaatggtattttatACGAGATAAATTTAAATGTGCTTTAACTTGTCATTTGAGTATATGTTTCACATCGAGTATATTTTTCATCAGAATTTTATTATCTTATTACGGTGATATATTTTTTTCACAAATaaatttagtttagttagtttaaaGTCACCAATATTTAGCATATATATGTGACAcatatgtattatttgattttgaatataatttatattgcttgttattttatcttagtttGATATTCCCTAAGTTGTCGTACTCAGTGGATTGCTAGCAATGTGATTTTTTCGTAAGTCTCTACAAAAAGAGCATATGTCTCCTCAACTTATCTATTGGTGAACGAGCCACATTAAATTTGGGTTGACTTAGTTGAATACCCTAAATATGAAAAGGTCATAAATCCACATAGTAAAGGTCATAACGATTCCATTTTAATCATCTCAATACAATTGAGCAATTTCACACTCCTTTTGGCATGACCTCATATGCACCACACCATTCTTTATGTTAGTTGTAATCTTACCATGTCAAAACGATGAAGGATTATCATCGATGATATAAAAAATTAGATATCatcgaaaatataaaaaatagacgACTGTATTAAGTAATCAATGTGTATACATGGATGAGAACAAGAAAGAAATGTATCTCTAAAAAATATAGGAGAAAATTAAAATCTAACTAAAAAGAATGGAGAGCTCACGTGATATAAGGAGGTATAGCAAGGTGGAAATTGAGCGCATGAAAAGACGAACCAAATaagtaaacaacaacaacaacaaatccattAGAATCTCATAAATGAGGTATATGGAGGATAATGTTTACGCATACATAACCTTTACCTTATTAAGGTAGATAGaccaaagaaataaaaagaaaaagaaaaaaaaaagtgagcAAATAACATATCACATGAAGAAATAAGGAGAAAGAAGTCTTTGTCATGGAACAAAGTGGAAACTCCTATTTTTTCGTATTTGTCGTATGTCACATTATTAGCTAATTATCCATACATTTTCTTACAATTTAAGAGATTTTCTTGTTTACTTTCACAATACGTTTTACTAGTAATTAAAAGTTCTTTTACTAGCTTTTATGAACAGTATTGATTTGAGTACTGGAGCGAGCTCTTAACTCTACTGCGATTTTATGATGAACTAGTGAATTTAATCGCGCTTCGCGCGATTTTATAAAGCTTCAATAGTCTATAGAAAAATCAGAAAGCAATAACGAATTCATTATTATCCCTCTTTTATATGAGGAAAAAAATACttgtaaattaaaatatatttgtgGAATAACTCGTAAATTTGGTTTATTTGTCTGCATTACACTTTTATGTAATGTACAGTTAATTAAATGTATATTAATGAAGCTTATTTAAGTTTTATCTATTAAGAAAGTTCAAGGAGTGTTAATAAATTtcctaaaaaattaaaattactaaTGACACAAAAAATTAAGAGTTGTAAATTGAGAAGGTAAAAGAAGTGTAGTTATTAGAAAGACCACTTTCTCTTTGCCCATGCCGCGCAAATTTGGAACTTTTTCTGAATTTTGTAGTACATTGTCCTGCCATTTAAAACATGATTTTATGAGatatatttttctaaattttgtaAGTcttgctggagaattctcatctcaaactTTTGATGATTACTATGTAttagttgggataaaagttgaacaccGTGTAGCCTATGTTCGTACTCGAAATGGCCTTGAAGAATCATTTATTAAATgcttgcaattgatagcaagaccattacttatgaaaataaaattgctcACTACTATTTGGGGTCATtctatcttgcatgcagcatcacttattcgtctcagaccgacacatcataataaatattctccatcACAATTAGTTTTTTGTCATGAACGAAATATTGCCCATCtatgaatttttggatgtgctgtagATGTGCCAGTAGCATcaccacaacgtagtaagatgggtccccaaagaaggttaggaatatatattgggtttgaatcaccctctattattcgctatcttgaaccattgacgggagatttatttactgctcgatttgcagattgtcgatttgatgaaataaattttccacaattagggggagagaaaaaagaaataaaaagaaaaattgtgtgaaaagtttcatcattatctcactttgatccacgtacccttAAATGTAATTAGGAGGTCCgaaagatcatccatttacagaatatagcaaatcaaatgccagacgtatttactgatttgaaaatgataactaagtcacatatccctacAGAGAATGTGcatatccgaattgatgtcccaacaggaccatctactagcatgagagctactGAACCTAAAGCACGACTAAAATGTGGTAGGCCTTTTGGGTTCtaaagatagaaaacctagaaaaagaaaattgacaaatgatcaaaatgatactaCGAAGGGATCTCCTAAAGAGACCTAAGATCttattagttctgagattcctgaagaaaacaatgaacccgagactcaggtgagtgaggaacttttaataagttctactaaTGAtaggattaatttaaatcgatctgaaacagcggtggataatatttttgcatataatgttgcacttatcATTATGCAAAATAGCAAGAATCTTGAActccgatctgtcgaagaatatTGACATATATCttattggccaaaatggcaaggggcaattcaatcggaattgaagtcacttgctaaaggagaggtctttggaccagtagtccaaacacccgCTGATATAAAActagttggtcataaatgggtttttgtacgaaaaatgaataataaaaatgaagttgaaagatacaagacTCGCCTTggcgcacaaggattctcacaatgatctagagtcgattatgaagaaacatattcacccgttatggatgtcataacatttcgatatctcattaGTTTAGCCTTACATGAAATGCTTGAAATACATCTGATGGATGCAGTTACAACTTATCTGTatgggtcacttgataatgaaatttacatgaaaatccccgaaggattTAAAATatctgaagcatattcaaaatctaggaaaatgtactcaatcagattgcaaagatctttgtacggtttaaagcaatatGGGCGCATATGGTACAATCGTctcagtgaatatttgttgaaCTAGGTTTACATAAATAATGTTATttgttcatgtatttttataaagaaataGCTTTAGAATTtattatacttgttgtttatgttgatgacataaatcttgttggaactccagaagagctccaaaagatAATTGAATATtctaagaaagaatttgagacgaaagatcttggaaagacaaaactttgtattggttgcaaattgaacatttagcaaacgaaatctttatccatcaatttgCTTATatagaaagggtcttaaaatatttttatatggacaaagcacacccattaagtacaccaatggttgttcgatcacttaaAGTAAATAAGGATCTGTTCCGACTTCCGGAAGAGGATGAGCAACTCCTTGATTCCAAAATACCCTATCcaagtgcaattggtgcacttatgtatcttgctaatgctacaaggcctggcATAACATTTtatgttaatttactagcaatatatagctcttctcctacactAAGACATTTGAACGAGATTAatcatatattgcgatatttaaagggaacttttgatatgagtttattttatgctaacaaagatagtgcagatcttgttgatTATGCatatgcaggttatttatctgatccccataaaatTCGATCTCAAACTGGATACGTGTTTACAATTTATtagctacttcttcaaatcatgttgagataatagctattcatgaagcaggtagggaatgcgtatggttgagatcaacaatttattttattcaagaaaaatgtggtttagaatgtgagaaaagacccacaattttatatgaagataatgttgcatgcatagcccaattgaagggaggatatataaaaggagatagacggagcatatttcaccaaaattattctacacacacgatctttaaaaaatggtgacattgatgtgcaacaaatctgTTCAAGTGACAATTCggtagatttattcactaaatctttgtcaatttcaacttttgagaaaatgGTGTACAAGATTGGAAGAgtctcaaatatttgaaacaaggtatTCATTAGgaggagtaaaatacgcgatgtactcttttttccttactaaaattttttcccacagggttttccttataaggtttttaatgaggtaacTAGCAAtgtgtattactaaatatgtgtactctttttccttcactagaattatTTTTCACGAGATTTTTCCTACTAAGGttttaactagtcgtgatggcacctaactcaaaccgctaggtaagccaactaacaaaaACTACCACCCAACTGAGATTATAAGATGATAGAAAATAGATAACTGAACATTTAAA belongs to Nicotiana tabacum cultivar K326 chromosome 6, ASM71507v2, whole genome shotgun sequence and includes:
- the LOC107814206 gene encoding uncharacterized protein LOC107814206 isoform X3 encodes the protein MSIEPFNRLVKLAARAFYDDITTKGDNQPKSGRSDNRGIAVVILDALTRRQWVREEDLAKDLKLHTKQLRRTLRFFEEEKLITRDHRKEGAKGAKVYNAAVAATVDVLQNGKEGDDKIKMHTHSYCCLDYSQIFDVVRYRLHRMKKKLRDELDNKNTVQEYICPNCGKRYTALDALRLVSPEDEYFHCESCNGELVAESDKLSSQGTVDGDDKDRRRRREKLEDMLHRMEAQLKPLMDQLNRVKDLPAPEFGSLQAWEVRANAVARGANGDNANDPSKSGQGFGGTPMPFVGETKVEVAFSGLEEKGDIKSEISATPMKVLPPWMIKEGMNLTKEQRGEVKQESNMEGTSAAAGSSDDKKSIETEDVKNIKDEYVKAYYEALFKRQREQEEATKSLQEPSTTDGVDNTSTERHVGMKSKREEEDEGEDIEWEEAPPADASGDDNDEEDDIDWEEG